One Silene latifolia isolate original U9 population chromosome 4, ASM4854445v1, whole genome shotgun sequence DNA segment encodes these proteins:
- the LOC141653783 gene encoding AT-hook motif nuclear-localized protein 5-like — MDGSEGMTLQGSTPYYLHTSIPVGYNRPSNPNLSVSSPAFNVQGNNGPTQGFTITLDSSAAAASSSLTDPIKKKRGRPRKYGPDGPGGPTVASGSGTVSLDLLPSSPNSITPADRKKRGRPPGSGRKQRLASVGEWMSNSAGAAFMPHVIHVQPGEDIAGKLLSFSQQRPRALCIMSGSGGVSAVTLRQPGSSAGTVTFEGRFEILCLSGSYLVAETGGPRSRTGGVNVSLSSPDGHVIGGAVSGTLVASRPVQVVVCSFIYGIIKGKGKESDEKDEKSSEQPMSNKTSVPISENFAGSWPDQKIVDSKNPNPNTDIDLESG; from the exons CCTTTCAGTTTCGTCGCCTGCATTCAATGTCCAAGGAAATAATGGCCCCACTCAAGGTTTTACTATCACACTCGATTCATCCGCTGCTGCTGCTTCTTCTTCTTTGACTGAccccattaaaaagaaaaggggTAGGCCCAGGAAATATGGGCCTGATGGGCCTGGAGGACCCACTGTTGCTTCTGGGTCCGGTACCGTCTCGTTGGACCTCTTGCCTTCTTCCCCAAATTCAATTACCCCTGCTGACAGAAAAAAGAGGGGAAGGCCTCCTGGTTCTGGGAGGAAGCAGAGGCTAGCCTCTGTTG GTGAATGGATGAGTAACTCTGCCGGTGCCGCGTTTATGCCTCATGTCATACATGTTCAACCTGGAGAG GACATTGCTGGAAAATTACTTTCATTTTCACAACAGAGGCCTAGGGCTCTATGCATTATGTCAGGCAGTGGTGGTGTGTCAGCAGTTACTCTACGTCAGCCTGGATCATCTGCTGGAACTGTTACTTTTGAG GGCCGTTTTGAGATATTATGTTTGTCTGGCTCGTACTTAGTTGCTGAAACTGGAGGACCTCGTAGCCGAACTGGTGGTGTTAATGTTTCTCTTTCTAGCCCTGATGGCCATGTGATTGGTGGTGCAGTTAGTGGAACGCTTGTTGCTTCAAGACCTGTCCAG GTTGTAGTGTGCAGTTTTATTTATGGGATTatcaagggcaagggaaaggagTCTGATGAGAAAGACGAGAAGAGTTCTGAGCAGCCAATGAGTAATAAAACATCAGTGCCAATCAGTGAAAACTTTGCGGGCTCATGGCCCGATCAGAAAATAGTTGATTCAAAGAACCCAAACCCAAACACTGACATAGACTTGGAAAGTGGATAA
- the LOC141653784 gene encoding putative glutathione peroxidase 8 translates to MASQPSENPQSIYNFTVKDAKGNEVSLSDYKGKVLLIINVASKCGMTNSNYTELNQLYDKYKDQGLQILGFPCNQFGDEEPGSNSEILEFVCTRFNSQFPIFHKIEVNGENAAPLYKFLKLGKWGIFGDDIQWNFAKFLVDKDGQVVGRYYPTTSPLSMEYDIRKLLGFA, encoded by the exons ATGGCAAGTCAACCCAGTGAAAACCCACAATCCATCTACAACTTTACTGTTAAG GATGCCAAGGGAAATGAAGTTAGTTTGAGTGATTATAAAGGCAAAGTGTTACTCATTATTAATGTTGCATCTAAATG TGGAATGACCAACTCCAATTACACAGAGCTGAACCAGTTGTATGACAAGTACAAAGATCAAG GATTACAGATTCTGGGATTCCCATGTAATCAGTTTGGTGATGAGGAGCCAGGAAGCAACTCCGAGATTCTTGAATTTGTTTGCACTCGCTTCAACTCCCAATTTCCCATCTTTCACAAG ATTGAAGTTAATGGAGAGAATGCAGCACCGCTTTACAAGTTCCTGAAACTAGGAAAATGGGGAATATTTGGGGATGATATCCAGTGGAATTTCGCCAAGTTTCTCGTTGATAAGGATGGCCAGGTTGTTGGTCGGTATTACCCTACAACTTCCCCTCTGAGCATGGAG TATGATATTAGGAAGCTGCTTGGATTTGCTTAA